The following proteins are co-located in the Mus caroli chromosome 7, CAROLI_EIJ_v1.1, whole genome shotgun sequence genome:
- the Muc6 gene encoding mucin-6 — protein MLRVRQLLLLLLFRGLLIDAGAWTGDVTNSDTEDNLQSSPEKGWCSTWGTGHFSTFDGHEYNFQGMCNYIFTATCGDDMPATFSIQLRRDMDGTISRIIMELGASVVTVNKETISVRDIGVVSLPYTSNGLQITPYGQSVQLVAKQLELELVITWGPDAHLTVLVETKYMGKLCGLCGNFDGKIDNEFLSEDGKLLEPHKYATLQKLDDPNEICAHEAIPSPIILKTRYAQICNQLLTLVSPGCDIPKETLMLSCQADMAACARPGQPNCSCATLSEYSRRCSMTGQPVRNWRTPGLCPMSQCPANQVYQECGEVCVKTCSNPQHSCSSPCTFGCFCPHGTLLDDISGNQSCVPVNQCPCMLNGMVYGPGEITKTACQTCQCTMGHWTCTKQPCPGHCSLEGGSFVTTFDARPYRFHGTCTYTLLQSPQLPSEGTLMAVYDKSGYSHSETSLVAIMYLSKKDKIVISVDEVITNNGDTKLLPYKTHNITIFRQTSTHLQMATTFGLELVFQMQPVFQVYITVGPQFKGQTRGLCGNFNGDTTDDFTTSMGIDEGTASLFVDSWRAGNCPAALEREMDPCSMSQLNKVCAETHCSMLLKKGSVFEKCHSAVNPQPFYKRCVYQACNYEETFPHICSALGAYAHACSARGILLWGWRNSVDNCTVPCTGNRTFSYDSQACDRTCLSLSDRETECHVSPVPVDGCNCPEGTYLNHKAECVHKAQCPCLLDDYKFVQADQSTMINGVICHCINGRLSCPRQAEMFFASCPEPKTFQSCSQSSEDKFGAACAPTCQMLATGIDCVPTKCESGCVCPKGLYENSDGQCVPAEECPCDYAGVSYPGGFELHTDCKTCTCSQGRWTCQLSTQCPSTCVLYGEGHIITFDGQRFVFDGDCEYTLATDDCGTNSSQPTFKVLTENVICGKSGVTCSRAIKISLGGLFITMADSNYTVSGEEPLVHLQVKPSPLNLVLDIDIPGRLNLTLVWNKHMSVSIKIRRATQDALCGLCGNANGNMKDDFETRSKYVASNELEFVNSWKESPLCGDASYTVDPCSLNTFRRSWAERKCNIINSQTFAACHSKVYHLPYYEACVRDACGCDTGGDCECLCDAVAAYAKACLDKGVCVDWRTPDFCPIYCDFYNTHTLVGENEYQYAQESNCTWHYQPCLCPGSLGSFPNTNTEGCYNCSQNEYFDHSEGTCVPCAPPTTTPPPTTTGSQPTTETTISTEFHSSTSANTPVAPSYLPGLPTPPPSAPSFTEELTVWTTPKESTVSSGEYPQTTMAATPPTSPLPPTSIPKSTPTGLPVTQATSKPTASSLSSSTKTTAELTESTTVTLLTLMPGMSTSQDKTSASYTTQDQSTSFHLTTISNWPTNGPQHFSHWKLLTFYPSITLQSGLLSLLATLASWDLQLTGGRAPDCLPGLCGKCDSNSLPGFLRLLCQLESSCGCCQPLSTYKKQFSLPCPDPDAPGQQLTLTLQVFSSCVCSPLQCKN, from the exons ATGCTCAGGGTCCGacagctgctgctgttgctgctcttcAGGGGACTCCTAATCGATGCTG GTGCCTGGACTGGAGATGTCACAAACTCCGACACTGAGGATAACCTGCAATCCT ccccaGAGAAGGGTTGGTGCTCCACATGGGGAACTGGCCACTTTTCCACCTTTGACGGCCATGAGTATAATTTCCAAGGGATGTGTAATTACATCTTTACGGCCACCTGTGGAGATGACATGCCCGCCACCTTTAGCATCCAGTTGCGGAGAGATATGGATGGGACTATCTCCCGGATCATCATGGAACTGGGGGCCTCTGTGGTTACTGTGAACAAGGAAACCATCTCTGTCAGGGACATTGG GGTTGTTAGCCTGCCCTACACCAGCAATGGCCTCCAGATCACACCATACGGCCAGAGCGTGCAGCTGGTGGCTAagcagctggagctggagctggtcATCACGTGGGGTCCAGATGCCCATCTTACG GTCCTGGTAGAGACGAAGTACATGGGCAAGCTATGTGGACTGTGTGGAAACTTCGATGGAAAGATAGACAATGAATTTCTGAGTGAGGACG GCAAACTTTTGGAACCCCATAAGTATGCTACACTCCAGAAGCTAGATGACCCCAACGAGATCTGCGCCCATGAAGCCATCCCCAGCCCCATCATCCTGAAGACCAGATAC GCCCAGATCTGCAACCAGCTACTGACCCTGGTGTCCCCTGGGTGTGACATACCAAAGGAGACACTGATGTTGAGCTGCCAGGCAGACATGGCCGCCTGTGCCCGACCAGGCCAGCCAAACTGCAGCTGTGCCACACTGTCTGAGTACTCCCGGCGATGCAGCATGACTGGCCAGCCTGTCCGAAACTGGAGGACTCCCGGACTCTGCC CCATGAGCCAGTGCCCAGCCAACCAAGTGTACCAGGAGTGCGGTGAGGTCTGCGTCAAGACTTGCTCCAACCCACAGCACAGCTGCTCCAGCCCCTGCACCTTCGGCTGCTTCTGCCCCCACG GTACACTGCTTGACGATATATCCGGAAACCAGTCCTGTGTGCCAGTCAACCAGTGCCCCTGCATGCTCAATGGTATGGTCTATGGCCCTGGGGAGATCACAAAGACAGCCTGTCAAACCTG CCAGTGTACCATGGGCCACTGGACATGCACAAAGCAGCCGTGTCCTGGCCACTGCTCCCTAGAAGGTGGCTCCTTTGTCACCACATTCGACGCCAGACCCTACCGCTTCCATGGCACCTGCACCTACACTCTTCTCCAG AGCCCACAGCTCCCCAGTGAAGGCACCCTCATGGCTGTGTATGACAAGTCGGGTTACTCGCACTCAGAGACCTCCCTAGTGGCCATCATGTATCTGTCCAAGAAG GACAAAATTGTCATCTCAGTAGATGAAGTGATCACCAACAACGGGGACACCAAATTGCTGCCATACAAGACAC ACAACATCACCATCTTCAGGCAGACATCCACCCACCTCCAGATGGCTACCACCTTCGGGCTGGAACTTGTGTTCCAGATGCAGCCTGTCTTCCAGGTGTACATTACAGTCGGGCCCCAGTTCAAAGGCCAGACCAGAG GGCTCTGCGGCAATTTCAATGGAGACACAACAGACGATTTCACAACCAGCATGGGTATTGATGAAGGCACTGCCTCACTCTTTGTGGACTCTTGGCGTGCTGGGAACTGTCCAGCTGCCCTAGAGCGTGAGATGGACCCCTGCTCCATGAGCCAGCTCAACA AGGTGTGTGCAGAGACCCACTGCTCCATGCTGCTGAAGAAGGGCAGTGTGTTTGAGAAGTGCCACAGTGCAGTGAACCCCCAGCCCTTCTACAAG AGATGTGTGTACCAGGCCTGCAACTACGAGGAGACCTTCCCTCACATCTGTTCTGCACTGGGGGCCTATGCCCATGCCTGCTCTGCCCGCGGCATCCTGCTCTGGGGCTGGAGGAACAGTGTGGACAACTGTA CTGTGCCTTGCACTGGCAACCGCACATTCAGCTATGATAGCCAGGCCTGTGATcgtacctgcctgtctctgtcggACCGTGAGACGGAGTGTCATGTGAGTCCTGTGCCAGTGGATGGCTGCAACTGTCCTGAGGGCACCTACTTGAACCACAAGGCAGAATGTGTGCACAAGGCCCAGTGCCCCTGTCTGCTGGATGACTACAAGTTTGTCCAAGCTGATCAGTCAACCATGATCAACGGGGTCATATG TCACTGCATCAATGGGCGCCTGAGCTGTCCACGGCAAGCGGAGATGTTCTTTG CATCCTGCCCAGAGCCCAAGACCTTCCAGTCCTGCAGCCAGTCGTCAGAGGACAAGTTCGGAGCTGCGTGTGCCCCCACGTGCCAGATGCTGGCCACAGGCATTGACTGT GTGCCCACCAAGTGTGAGTCCGGCTGCGTCTGTCCTAAGGGGCTCTATGAGAACAGCGACGGGCAGTGTGTGCCTGCAGAGGAATGCCCATGTGACTATGCAGGGGTGTCCTACCCTGGTGGTTTTGAGCTCCATACAGACTGTAAGACATG cacctgcTCACAGGGAAGGTGGACCTGCCAGCTTAGCACACAATGTCCATCCACCTGTGTCCTCTACGGCGAAGGCCACATCATAACTTTTGATGGACAACGCTTTGTGTTTGATGGCGACTGCGAATACACATTGGCCACG GATGACTGTGGGACCAACAGCTCACAGCCTACCTTCAAGGTCTTGACAGAGAATGTCATCTGTGGGAAGTCCGGAGTCACCTGCTCCAGAGCCATCAAGATTTCCCTGGGT GGGCTCTTCATCACGATGGCAGACAGTAACTACACAGTCAGCGGGGAAGAGCCCCTGGTGCACCTGCAAGTGAAGCCTAGCCCCCTGAATCTTGTCCTGGACATAGACATCCCTGGAAGGCTCAACCTGACACTCGTATGGAACAAGCACATGAGTGTCTCTATCAAGATCCGCCGCGCTACCCAG GATGCCCTCTGTGGCTTGTGTGGCAACGCCAATGGGAACATGAAAGATGACTTCGAAACACGTAGCAAGTATGTGGCGTCCAACGAACTGGAATTTGTGAATTCGTGGAAGGAAAGCCCACTGTGTGGGGATGCGAGTTACACGGTGGATCCCTGCAGCCTGAATACCTTCCGGCGCTCCTGGGCGGAACGAAAATGCAACATTATCAACAGCCAGACCTTTGCTGCCTGCCACAGCAAG GTATACCACCTGCCCTACTATGAGGCCTGCGTGCGTGACGCCTGTGGGTGTGACACGGGCGGGGACTGCGAATGTCTGTGTGATGCAGTGGCTGCCTATGCCAAGGCCTGTCTGGACAAGGGCGTGTGTGTGGACTGGAGAACCCCAGACTTCTGCC CCATCTACTGTGACTTCTACAACACCCACACATTAGTGGGTGAGAATGAATACCAGTATGCTCAGGAGTCCAACTGCACGTGGCACTACCAGCCCTGTCTCTGCCCTGGCAGCCTAGGAAGCTTCCCGAACACCAACACAGAAG GCTGTTACAACTGCTCCCAGAATGAGTACTTCGACCACAGTGAAGGGACCTGTGTACCCTGTG CACCACCCACTACCACACCACCGCCAACCACCACAG GTTCACAGCCTACCACGGAAACCACCATCAGCACTGAGTTTCACAGTTCCACCTCTGCAAACACACCTGTGGCCCCCTCCTACCTGCCAGGTCTTCCGACCCCACCACCTTCAGCCCCGTCCTTCACTGAGGAACTAACAGTCTGGACCACCCCCAAGGAATCCACAGTCTCCTCGGGAG AATACCCTCAAACCACCATGGCTGCCACACCTCCGACATCACCTTTGCCTCCTACATCCATACCGAAGTCAACACCCACAGGGCTCCCAGTGACACAGGCCACATCCAAGCCCACAGCATCTTCCCTCAGCTCATCTACGAAGACCACAGCTGAGTTAACAGAGAGTACCACAGTGACCTTGCTAACCTTAATGCCTGGGATGTCTACCAGCCAAG ATAAGACCTCAGCATCCTACACGACGCAAGATCAGTCCACATCGTTCCACCTCACGACGATATCCAATTGGCCCACCAACGGA